The Vigna angularis cultivar LongXiaoDou No.4 chromosome 6, ASM1680809v1, whole genome shotgun sequence genome contains the following window.
ATTTGAGCCTGCTGTGTGGTGGCCTTCCAAAGTCGGCGAGGGAAAAGGAAAGCCACAGAGAATGGGGAAAACGAATGGATGGAGTGAGGAACTAGAAATGGAAATGAGGGAGGTTATTGAGGTGGTGAAGAGAAAAGACAGTGAGGACTATGAAAGGCTTGGGAACATAGCGTTGAAGATTAACAAGACCTTGTCCATTTCAGGTCCTTTACTGACAGGAATTGCAGCAGCAGGATCTGCATTTGTAGGCAATGATTCTTGGTTCTCATCAGTGCCTCTCATGGCTGGGTCATTGGCTGCAGTAGTTAACAGTTTTGAGCATGCAGGGCAAGTAGGCATGGTTTTTGAAATGTACAGAGCCTCAGGTGGGTTCTTCAAGATGCTGGAAACCTCTGTTGAATCAACTATGGAAGAGGAAGATttggagagaagagaaaatgggGAGCTGTTTGAAATGAAGATGGCTTTGAAGTTGGGAAGAAGTGTGTCACAACTGAGGGAACTTGCTTCCAAATCATCTTCTTATCGCATGGAAGGAGTGTTTGAAATAGACGAATTTGCTAGCAAACTGTTCTGAGAGAAAACATTTGTTGAATACAtgttctttcattctttttgtgCAGTCACAACACACTGCTTTATGAGAACCAGCAgtgtttgaatttgttcttgaaacatttgaatatatatacaattttttatgataattttttttatgataattttttgtatGATGTGCAACATGATATATTGATATTTGATAAACTTTTACACTGTCTTCTCGtcacctttttatttttacttttttcatctttcttttattctctcttttcttttacaaatataaaaatttacttttaataatcatttttttctaaaaatataattgtgaaGTGGTTGGTGTTAGATTGTAACGAGATTTACTTTTCTTAGTATAATTGTGACTATTAGTATAAAACACTTTTAAGtcatttaatagaaaaatcaaaatcctataataatttttaaactaattagtataaaatttaatgagTATATCATATACAGCattgatataaaagataatACGTCACATTTGAATGTGGAATTAAAAGGttggaaaatataatttattttactagaTTAAATTTATGAGTTGCAGTATTATTGTGAGAACACTTGAATTATTTGAACTGAAGATAAAATATCCATATCTTAAATAGATAACACTGAAAAGATGCTCAGATATTAATTATTGTTGCAAAAAACAGTTTTGGACTCAAATTGTACTTGCACAAATATTTACATttacttaagttttttttttaaaaaaaaaaaactatgtatTATTATACCAATTTAGAGAGTTTTCGTAGGAACAACAAAAGAAGCatcaattaagttttttttttgttacacaTCAAAATGAGCAATGAAGATGACGTTCTTTCTAATTCaacaactttttttcttaattttaaagatcttagtttttcaaattattcatattaatatattaaattaattattattagtagcacgatcatttcaatttatatttttcaagaatTTAAATACGCGtgcaacatttaaaaaattgtaatcaaAGGAGAAAATTATTCTGTAAAAGTTAATTTCAGTTTATTGGTATTATTTggtgaaataaaattattgtattttcttATGTTTGAATTGTATCATATCAAAACcttcattttgttgttgttgaaaaGCAATGCTCTCAAACCTTTTCCCCACACAAAGATATAATGGATCGTAGTCAAAGTGGTACAAATGTTGGTATAGCTTTGGTAAATGAGAACGTTGTCGACAGCTTGTACCATCACTATCCCATTCGTCTAATATCCACAATAATCCCTCAAAAGGTGGAAAAGGGATCAAGCTTTAGGAATCACATAAGAAATAGTATAAagtataaaactaaaaacaccTAAACAAGTTGATAAATGCAGTGtgataataactttttatttatactaatattaGTATAAGTGCTAATTAAGATTATTATAAAAAACCCTCGTACCCAGTAACAGTTAGACTCATGaaccttaattaattaattataatatcatcTACCCATGTGAtgctttatatatattttcgtATGTTTTAAGcaaatatgtatttattgttAGCGAATATACTTTATTCATTATTAATGTTAAACAAAATTCGAGTAaatgcttatttttattttttaaaaaggagGTAACAAGTTCtgacttattatttttatagcgTTTACGTTTTTAAAGTTTTCTATGGTTAAGCATATATTAGTTTTGTTGAAAAATTTCCTAGTCAAATTTAAAGTGGACCGGTGGTAGGTGCAAATGCGCATGTTTTATTTTCCACTCTTGTAATTATctattgtcttttttttattttttttattttacttttttattctaATGAATTTTATAAGATAAACTTCAACATAACttcataaattatataaattaatttgtgagattaaaattattttatttatatatattgttatacaagaattttaatatttcttatttgaagaatattcttaaaaaaatctcATCTTGTGATAAGCAATACGACTTCAGTGTTGATTGGATATgcatcattcaatttttttccaaaCCTTCCTTTTCTATTCGGTTGGAGTTATTTTTGGTAGGAGGTGAGAATCCAACAGGTTAAATTGGATTCCGATTCACCATaatcattattatataatttaaatttaatatttaaaatttatatacgatcatttaatttattagattaattaaatttggaTTGTTCGAATTACATGGATATTTTAGATTAGAATTtatactaaataattttttttaataaaaaaatttattcctattttaaataaatgacataaatatagttaatctttaattaaaaaaatatatgtataattttaataattattattataatagaatatgatatatatatatataacttattactaaattttaacaaaataatatcatattaaatataaaatttaaaatttaaaatatatttagaaatttataaatattaaaatgtaaatttggGTTGAATCAATTATctataaaatttcaattcactatcCAAACTCAACcacattattcattttaatcaattttatttattcaacatTACCTACTTATTCAATCTAACTAAATATATGTTCAAATTTATTTAGAATTGTTTTTAGTTCGGTCaaatacagtttttttttttctcggtCCTAATTTTTGCTAGgatgataatttaaattttatttgggCTTCTGGgcgtaattttaatttttttgccATTTGTGTAATTTCCCCCCCTTAGATTTCAATttgccattttttttttgtcaacttGGAGGGATTTGTGAgcattaatatttaatgttttatgtcaATTAATTACAACTGTTTTTTTGGTCAATCATAATGTTTAACCTTTATTAAAATGGACAACTTAACAGAAagactaaataaataaaaaaaagatgaggatgaaatatataaagaaatataacaaAGAGGTTATAAGACTAAATAAAAAGATCATtgagaataaaaagaaatgtttttcGTAGCATATATTAGTCCTTGAATAAATGAGTAGACAGCATGAACAGTTGTTGTCATACTAGCACCAAGACCAAAACTGAGTACAAATCTGTTAGCATGATCCTTAATTAGATTCAATATATCtaatgtttaataatatttttacgtTTGAATTTGATCTCAAATGCATTTTGAATTCAGAAGTCACATCCAAGACCAAcattaacttaattattaatcaattttattacagccaaagtaattatattttcaaatatctGTTTTTCTCTCTGACCTAGATTAACTTGACTATTAATCAATTTGATCACAGCcacaaaaaaataactatattttgaCTGCTAATAAATTTGATCACAGCCAGTAAAAAGACAGTACGGAAACAGTCCAAGGACTTACATATTCAAAGGATGAAGAAAGCAGTGAGCACTATTTTCTCCTACGAAGAACGAAGCAATAAATAAACTCACCTCTAGGATTcgacttattttaaataaatgttggtattaaaaatataataataatgatttgttaaaaaatgatACTCAATCCACTTATAatgctaaaattaaatatatttgcaagaaaataaaaaataaattacaatttagccgctgataaattattttttttttcataataaggaaaaaatattgACGAAAATTGGGTGTCAAAACCATACGGCCGAAGAATTTGTCCAATTTACTTTTCAAGaagaaattaagaataaatttgcaGCGATTTGACCTTTttaagattttgttttcttgggGAAGAGGATGTCAAAATCACGTATTCTTTGTTCTTTGTTCAAACTCAACTATTCATAAGTTTATTAATGGACCAGGTAAAAAGGGATCAGtatttcttcaaattcttaGCATGACGACATATCACTGTTGAATTTAAGATACAAGGAAAAATTGAGAGATACCGAtcttattcaaaacataaagaaaatattatttctgtTTTTTAATGTACcctcactttttatttttaatttcagacttcatatttttcaaacaGCTTTTATAACGATGTTACGCGTATTTAGACTAGGCACATCATACCTATATAATATCCACATTCGCCAAATGTAACAACTGCtttgaattttaaaagattatgagAGTAAAACCATAATGTTTTTGAAAGACGGAAATTAAATTCACTTAAGATGAAAAATATTACCAGAACACAATATTTTGATTTACTAAAGttgatgaaacatttttttGATAAAGGAATCCCACATTCCCATCCTTTtgctatattttttaaactagaAGTTGTTCTTTTAActgaaatataatgttatattttatacatGTACAAATTACAttgacaattttattttctcaaattttaaactCAATTACATCTTATAAAACCCAATAAATTATGCCAAAAATTTcactactttttattttattataaaactcaataaattatattaaaaattagattaacataattttatatcataaattaCTAAAAAGTTTAccattaaaatttgaaaaaaaatatatatattcaattaacataaaagttaaaagactaaatttgtgtataaaatgagaaaatatacTTTCAAATAGAAAGAATAACTTTAATaagtaaaagtttaaaaaatttattcattttcatgTTAGAGGTCAATCGTTTGTATAAttcattgatgaaaagaaaattatgactttcataaatattaaaataatagaatttagGTTTAACTTAACattattaaattagtttaaataaagtAAGAGTTTATAcctttatatattataagtcaattacatttttaattaatatgaaatctccaataatagatattattttatgCTGGTGtgaatttactttttaaagtaTAAAGTATTTAAAGCTTTTGCAATATTAAAGTCGAATGAAACAGGGTTGaagataaaaaaggaaaagtattttaagtatttaaggAAAACAGGAAACTAGCTCAACTACTACCTAAAACACAAATAGTAAACATAGCAAATTGAATTGGATTAAAATATCATTGTTCATGCAAGCCTCTGGTATATATACATTTAGACGATACAAAATCAGTATAAAGGGTATAAAGGGAACAACGTTAGCTACAATATTTTGAACAGGAAGTGGTCAACCTGACATAAGCAAACATGTTTTAGTGGACCCAATCAccacattaatatttttttccatgTCTCTCTTCTCTTCCACCCTACTATATATACGTATGCCAGCTACCTAACCTTCGCAAACCAAACGCAAAATCTTGCGATCTCACCTATACAACATGTCTTCCTTACGGCTTTCCATACTTAATAATTGCCCTTTACAttcttctccatcttcttcatctttcaagAGAATCAATTCTTCTATCAATCTCCCTAAACTACCTCCAGTATCCTCTTCAGTTCCCAAAGTGCTACCATCATCTACCAGAACCATGGTTGAGGAACTGGGAAAATTCAGAGTCACAGACAATTATAAATCCTCTTTTGTGGAAAAGAATCATACCAACAAAATACTGCACGATGGTGATCTATACAACACTACAAATTCCGAGGCCATTATTCAACTCTACGCAATCTTGGAGGCTGTGGTTGACAGAATTGAAATGCATACCAACGTTGGAGAACAACGTAACAATTGGAACACCCTCTTGTTAAACTCCATCAACATGCTAACGCTCACTGCCTCAACCATGGCCGGTGTTGCAGGCACGGCTACTGGTGAAGGGGCACCACTTTTGGCTCTTAAACTATCATCTGCTCTTTTGTTTTCTGCAGCCACTGGGATGCTACTTGCTACCAACAAAATCCAACCCTCTCAACTTGCCGAGGAACAAAGAAATGCTGCAAGGCTTTTTAAGCAGCTTCAGGCACAGATCCAAACCACAATCGCTGTTGGAAATCCCAGTGAAAGTGATGTGAGGGGTGCTATGGAGAGGGTTTTGGCGTTGGACAAAGCTTATCCAATGCCTTTGTTAGGAGGAGCAATGCTTGAAAAGTTTCCTGAAAAGTTTGAAGCTGCTAGATGGTGGCCAGAAAGTAGATTGAACAATGAGAATGCACAGACGAAAGTTAAGAGCGATAATGGATGGAGTATGGAGTTGGAAGAGGAAATGAGGGAGGTTATTGAAGTGGTGAAGAGAAAAGACATGGAAGATTACGAGAGGTTGGGGAACATTGCACTGAAGATAAACAAGGGTTTAGCTATTTCAGCACCTTTGCTCACAGGAATTGCTGCATTAGGGTGTGTGTTTTCAGGAGACGGATTAGTTCCTGTGGTAGCAGGGGCCTTGGCTTCAGTGGTGAATGCTCTTGAGCATGGAGGCCAAGTTGGAATGGTGTTTGAAATGTACAGAAACTGTGGTGGATTTTTCCAGCTGTTGGAAGAGACAATTGAATCCACGATTGAAGAGAAAGACTTGGAGAAAAGAGAAAACGGGGAGCTATTTGAATTGAAGATGGCCTTGCAATTGGGAAGAAGTGTGTCACAGCTGAGAGAACTTGCTTCAAAATCTGCTGCATATCGCATAGAAGGAAGGGAGATTGATGAATTCGCCAGCAAACTTTTCTAAGatgaaacattttttaattttacataccatttcttcatttttgaAATGTAAATAGTGCATGTATATTGTGTAGTCATCTAACGTGCAAAATTGAGAGAATATAGTTAGATGAAAGTGTAATTGTTTTGGTAAAAGATTTAAGGTGTGGATACATGTACATGGAATGATGATTAGTTcacattacttttaataatgttttttgcATTCTCCTTCAACATCCTTGTAGGATATTAGATCACAAAGCAGAAAGGGAAGGGAATTTAttgtttacaaatttaaaatcagTGTAAGATAGACTCGTTTAATAGGCCAGGCGTGCCTATGACAGtcatgtattatttattatatagatGGTGCAacagtttttttatttcaatatatagTAAATCATTGACTATTCAAGTTttgaatcaaatataaacaGAAACCTAACGTTGCCAACAGAACCAACTTATTGAACTTGGAAAACGTCTTCTTGACAATTTcttatttcaatatattataaacgTTTTGTTGTCCCATTTTATTGTCTCGTTCTTCGATATTGATTATATACGTTTCACAGATATGTGTGTATACATAATAagttatttgataatttatatcATATCAATACAATGATGTTTTTCGttacacaatttattttattgatattgaggttaaaaaatattaattaaccgAAACTATATTAATacttaaaaagttaaatgaacAATTCCagttaatgtaatttatttgaCCTGTCctatcatgttttttttttctgataccCAGAAACTGATCATATATATTGTTATTACCGTTAGTCTGACAAAATTTTAAACACAACGAGCTATagaattttctttcaaatagaCCTTCCCAAATCCtgtatatttacatatatatcgAAAGCTATTTATAATTTGCAAACTGCAGTGATGAGATTCACTGggtaagaaaaattaacaaaagaaagaaaatttggttaTAGTTTGCCAGAGGGGATACTTGTGCACGTTGTCTCATTAGACATGTAACCTTTCCTCACCCAAATGAAAGCACAAATAAGCATATTAGGGTTCATATCAGAAAATATTGCTAAAATCAATATTACagtttaaactaatttaatttgattgtgtgtcaaaatgtgattttaaaataatcagtGGTATATCCGTAGCAAATACAAAAGAATTGTATGAATATCAAGCTTTGAGGGAGAAAAAGTTATTGGGAAATTGGAGGATAATTTGAGAAAGATTTGttgaaaaataatcataatctACAAATGTTCAAATACATAAAATCAtcttattaaaagaaattatgtaAATGTAAGAAATTTCTcgaataatattaaattattaataattctCAATTTAACGTTTTCCCCCCCACAAAAACCCGAAATTAATACCTTAAGCTATTCCAAACGTGTTTGCAAAATGAAATACCTAATTAAGCTAGGctaaaattataactttaatttaaatctctaaaatgaaacatatatatattataaaaaagtgattTGGTAGGGTCTACATTTAAGCAGATAATTTTGATGACTTCTATACGATAGTTTTTTAATCCCCAGTTCCTCctttaatatgataataaatatgaGTTAGCTGCATGTCTATTTTTCATCCCCAAGAAAACAAGTAATTAGATACTTGAAATTAGAAGCTGGcgattttttcaaaataaattaattaaaacccTCTTTAAGAAATTCTGTACCAACGTTAGACATTACACTTCTCTGTCAGATACGCTGGTAGGTGAACTCGTGAGTCCCTCTATACACCTTTTATATATATgctgtttatttatttgtgcaATATCCTTCGTGTTCATAGATTTTATTCCAATTTCTAATAAATACGAAGTTGAccataaaaagaataaatacataaaacatttaaaagtaaaataagacGTCACTACATCGTCATCGATTTTAATATGTGAAAGCATATACAAGatcattgaaaaataatagttttactCAAAGAAAAATACGCACCTACTTTATAACtcactttaataatataaatataaattaaattttaaaataatataattcgtattttttttgtaaaaaataaaataaaattacactcTGGCTTTTTCATCCGCGTATCTCCATCACATGTTATGTCAGTTTTTCCCTTGTCTCTGGTGTGTATAAACTTGTCAAACTTCGTTGTGCATTCAGAGAGGCTACCAAACTCAAACTTAGATGTAGTTGACACTTTTTATCGTCAGGTGTGACATAAAATAACCTTGGAGAACAAACAAgttgttttataattaataaatacgACGTTCAACTCTCGATATCATTGCAAAACAACTACTAACCGAGGCAATCCGAGTAGGAGACGTTCTAGTTTGAACAAACATAGATCCAAAATCACAGCAAAAAGTCAAACCCCATATCATCCAGTCAACAGTTTCCATGTCTGACCCTTTCTTTTCATCCTATCCCGTTCACACATACCCCCTATATATTGCAACCCTTCGCTACCTACaacatcaaatcaaatcaaatcaaatccgCAACATCAGTCCTAGACCACTATGTCTTccttaaaaatttcatctttgcTTTCTAATTCCCTTTGCTCAACATCACCATCAACAGTAAAATCCTCTCTCCATCTCCCAAAAAAACTTCATATACCTCTTTCTGACACACCAAACCTAAAACCAAGTAGAAAACTGTTCCAAGAGTTAAACGGTTTCTCCCACACAATCCCAGTACTCCAAGACAATTCAGGCAACAactccaccaccacctccacACCCTCAAAAGCCACCATTGTTCAACTCTACGCAATTCTCGAAGCTGTGGCTGACAGAGTGCAGATGCATCACAACATAGGCGACCAACGTGACAACTGGAACACCCTTCTCTTGAACTCCGTCAACATGCTCACACTCTCCGCCTCCGCTATGGTCGGCCTTGCCGCCTCCATCGGCGGCGGTGGGGCGCCGCTGTTAGCTCTCAAACTATCCTCCATGCTCTTGTTCTCCGCCTCCACGGGAATGTTGGTTGTCATGAACAAAATACAGCCCTCACAGCTTGCAGAGGAGCAAAGAAATGCCACGAGGTTGTTCAAGCAGCTCCAGTCCCACATCGAGACAACGATAGCCATTGGAAACCCTACCGAGGAAGACGTGAAAGACGCGATGGAGAGAGTTTTGGCCCTGGACAAAGCGTACCCACTTCCTTTGTTAGGAGCCATGCTTGAAAAATTCCCTAAGAAGTTTGAGCCAGCAGTGTGGTGGCCTTCAGCGCCAAAAGGAATGAACAGCTCAAAATACCaggaagaaaaacaagaagGGAAGAATAATAATGGGTGGAATAAGGGGTTGGAAATGGAGCTTAGGAATGTTCTGGAAGTGGTGAAAGAAAAGGACATGAAGGACTACGAGAGGTTAGGAAACTTGGTGTTGAAGGTAAACA
Protein-coding sequences here:
- the LOC108341640 gene encoding probable F-box protein At4g22030 — encoded protein: MSSLRLSILNNCPLHSSPSSSSFKRINSSINLPKLPPVSSSVPKVLPSSTRTMVEELGKFRVTDNYKSSFVEKNHTNKILHDGDLYNTTNSEAIIQLYAILEAVVDRIEMHTNVGEQRNNWNTLLLNSINMLTLTASTMAGVAGTATGEGAPLLALKLSSALLFSAATGMLLATNKIQPSQLAEEQRNAARLFKQLQAQIQTTIAVGNPSESDVRGAMERVLALDKAYPMPLLGGAMLEKFPEKFEAARWWPESRLNNENAQTKVKSDNGWSMELEEEMREVIEVVKRKDMEDYERLGNIALKINKGLAISAPLLTGIAALGCVFSGDGLVPVVAGALASVVNALEHGGQVGMVFEMYRNCGGFFQLLEETIESTIEEKDLEKRENGELFELKMALQLGRSVSQLRELASKSAAYRIEGREIDEFASKLF
- the LOC108341641 gene encoding probable F-box protein At4g22030 gives rise to the protein MSSLKISSLLSNSLCSTSPSTVKSSLHLPKKLHIPLSDTPNLKPSRKLFQELNGFSHTIPVLQDNSGNNSTTTSTPSKATIVQLYAILEAVADRVQMHHNIGDQRDNWNTLLLNSVNMLTLSASAMVGLAASIGGGGAPLLALKLSSMLLFSASTGMLVVMNKIQPSQLAEEQRNATRLFKQLQSHIETTIAIGNPTEEDVKDAMERVLALDKAYPLPLLGAMLEKFPKKFEPAVWWPSAPKGMNSSKYQEEKQEGKNNNGWNKGLEMELRNVLEVVKEKDMKDYERLGNLVLKVNKSLAIAGPLLTGIAAVGSACVTEGSSWGAIVAVIGGALATTVNAFEHGGQVGMVSEMYRNCGGFFKQLENSIQDTMEEDEEQRENGELFEMKLALKLGRSLSQLRDLARKSAYSRVEGTTTDEFASKLF